The following are from one region of the Prionailurus bengalensis isolate Pbe53 chromosome A2, Fcat_Pben_1.1_paternal_pri, whole genome shotgun sequence genome:
- the CRYGN gene encoding gamma-crystallin N encodes MAQCSGKITFYEGKHFTGRKLEVYGDCDNFQDRGFMNRVNSIRVESGAWVCYDHPDFRGQQFILEHGNYPDFLCWNGHNDHMGSCRPVGMHGENFRMEIFEGCNFTGQCLEFQDDCPFLQSRGWAKNCVNAVKVYGDGAWVLYEEPNYHGRMYLVERGDFRNYSDWEAHSSRVQSVRRVVNFF; translated from the exons ATGGCGCAGTGCTCCGGCAAG ATCACCTTCTATGAAGGCAAGCACTTCACGGGACGGAAACTCGAGGTCTATGGGGACTGTGACAACTTCCAGGACCGAGGCTTTATGAACCGGGTGAACTCCATCCGCGTGGAGAGCGGAGCCTGGGTCTGCTACGATCACCCCGACTTCCGGGGCCAACAGTTCATCCTGGAGCACGGCAACTACCCTGACTTCCTCTGCTGGAACGGCCACAACGACCACATGGGGTCCTGCCGGCCCGTGGGGATG CATGGGGAGAATTTCCGCATGGAGATCTTCGAGGGGTGCAACTTCACCGGCCAGTGCCTGGAGTTTCAGGACGACTGTCCCTTCCTGCAGAGCCGGGGCTGGGCCAAGAACTGTGTCAACGCCGTCAAGGTGTATGGGGACGGCGC GTGGGTCCTGTACGAGGAGCCCAACTACCACGGCCGCATGTACCTGGTGGAGCGGGGTGACTTCCGCAACTACTCGGACTGGGAGGCCCACAGCTCTCGCGTCCAGTCGGTCCGCAGGGTGGTCAACTTCTTCTAG